Proteins encoded within one genomic window of Polaribacter sp. NJDZ03:
- a CDS encoding glycosyltransferase family A protein, with the protein MRIAILNYNNNSKKWEFNGTPFHSFIDGLKELSNKFDVLGWCYFPEDKPILKASIIKNKTNELPELVSFGSQLFLENSEYLEAQNPYFNSFSTGEKGQYDTWRVRSNAGYISSIIIKEFLTTKFPSSYKVCLGVLGYYTFRAGGLVSVSYNKSLTSNKIEGLTNNEYIEVISFTRKKHWIFYFLINLFLFDKKIVIPIKYLFKNNYILIEHRPSLWSKVSKFSVDVSSKSVDVVIPTLGRADFVFQTLLDLNDQDIKINKVILVEQKLPNQKETLLRKTLDYNWKFNLDHVLLEELGLCNARNVGFGKSKADYIVMLDDDIRIDNQPNILENLIVKLETSKAQIISFASNNIKGNTFSEMSYFVSGCSFLIRNNNILPFNLDIEGMGCDDQEYNNNVHDNHQRVIYTNLEYINHLRAPMGGWRFDAKEFLPWYDGGIVPLPGPVTLHRFLKYATENQLKGYKFFVFFKYYKFKIWKYSLFNKRWNKSLLWANKIIEGKVKLDIKSGVLKN; encoded by the coding sequence ATGAGAATAGCAATTTTAAATTACAATAATAATTCTAAAAAATGGGAATTTAATGGTACTCCATTTCATTCTTTTATAGATGGATTAAAAGAACTATCTAATAAATTTGATGTTTTGGGATGGTGTTATTTTCCAGAAGATAAACCTATTTTAAAAGCATCAATAATAAAAAATAAAACGAATGAATTACCAGAATTAGTTTCATTCGGTAGTCAATTATTTTTAGAGAATTCAGAATATTTAGAGGCTCAAAATCCTTATTTTAATAGTTTTAGCACAGGTGAAAAAGGACAATATGATACATGGAGAGTTCGGTCTAATGCTGGGTATATTTCTTCGATAATTATTAAAGAATTTTTAACGACCAAGTTTCCTAGTTCTTACAAAGTATGCTTAGGGGTTTTAGGTTATTATACATTTAGAGCTGGCGGTCTAGTCAGTGTTTCTTACAATAAGTCTCTTACAAGTAATAAGATAGAAGGACTTACAAATAATGAATATATTGAGGTAATCAGTTTTACTAGAAAAAAACATTGGATATTTTACTTTTTAATCAATCTTTTTTTGTTTGATAAAAAAATAGTAATACCAATAAAATATCTTTTTAAAAATAATTATATTCTAATAGAGCATAGACCTAGTTTATGGAGTAAAGTTTCTAAGTTTTCTGTTGATGTTTCATCAAAATCTGTAGATGTTGTTATACCTACTTTAGGAAGAGCTGATTTTGTTTTTCAAACACTATTAGACTTAAATGACCAAGATATTAAAATAAATAAAGTGATTTTGGTAGAACAAAAATTACCAAATCAAAAAGAGACATTATTAAGAAAAACACTAGATTATAATTGGAAATTTAATTTAGATCATGTCTTATTAGAAGAATTAGGTTTATGTAATGCACGTAATGTTGGTTTTGGTAAAAGTAAAGCAGATTATATTGTTATGTTAGATGATGATATAAGAATAGATAATCAGCCCAATATTTTAGAAAATTTAATTGTAAAATTAGAAACATCTAAAGCACAAATAATATCATTTGCATCTAATAATATAAAAGGAAATACTTTTTCCGAAATGTCTTATTTTGTTTCTGGCTGTTCTTTTCTAATCAGAAATAATAATATTTTACCTTTTAATTTAGATATTGAAGGTATGGGATGTGATGATCAAGAATATAACAACAATGTACATGATAATCATCAAAGAGTTATATATACAAATTTAGAATATATAAATCATTTAAGAGCACCCATGGGAGGTTGGCGTTTTGATGCAAAAGAATTTTTACCTTGGTATGACGGCGGTATTGTTCCATTACCAGGACCAGTAACATTGCATAGATTTTTAAAATATGCAACAGAAAATCAATTAAAAGGTTACAAGTTTTTTGTTTTTTTTAAATATTATAAGTTTAAAATTTGGAAATATTCGCTTTTTAATAAACGTTGGAACAAATCTTTATTATGGGCAAATAAAATTATAGAAGGAAAAGTGAAGTTAGATATAAAAAGTGGTGTTTTAAAAAATTAG